The sequence CTGAAACGAATTCACTTTGCCATTGTAGTAGATGAGTTTGGAGGAACCAGTGGTATTATTACATTGGAAGATATTCTGGAAGAAGTGATTGGGGAAATTAAAGATGAATTTGACGAAGAAGATTCGGGGTATAAAAAGCTGGATGATAACAACTATATTTTTGAAGGCAAACTCATGATTAATGATGTTTGTAAAATCATGAATTTAGACCTGAATACTTTTGACGAGTTAAGAGGGGAAAGTGATTCACTGGCAGGACTCGTACTTGAAATAGCAGGAGAAATTCCACAGGTAAATCAGGTGATACCAACAGATGAATTTGAATTCACAATTCTGGAAGTTGCCAAGAACAGAATCGTAAAAGTGAAATTGACAATAAAAGAAAGAGGTGATGAATAAGCGGACACTTTGGTTTTTTTTACTTACCTGCATTGGATTTTATGCCTGTAATAGTCCCTTTACGCCCAAGCAAACCGGCTACTTTAAAATCGATTTCCCTGAAAAAAAATATCAGTTATTCAATGATGCAGGTTATCCGTATAGCTTTGAATATCCAGCATATGCAACCATTAGTAAAGACAGCACCTATTTTAATGAAACTACTGAAAATCCATGGTGGATTAATATAGACTTTCCTCAGTTCAGTGGCAGAATTTATGTTAGCTATAAACAGATAGGCGAGAAGAATAGATTTGATACATTAATAAAACATGCATTTACTTTAACAGGAAAACATTCTTCCAAAGCATATTCTATTGAAGACAGTCTATTCAGTAATCCATACAATGTGGAAGGGGTGTTTTTCAGAGTTGGAGGAAATGTAGCCACTGCGAATCAGTTTTTCCTTACTGATTCCACCAGACATTTTTTGAGAGGTGCATTGTATTTTGATGCCACGCCCAATGAAGATTCTTTAGGTATTGTAAATCAGTTCCTGATTGAAGACGTGAAGCACTTAATCAATACATTTACCTGGAGGAAACAATCAAAGCAGTAATACGCAAACAATACATACAATGATAGCAATCGATAATATTCTGATAAGTGACGAAGTGGTTGAAGAACAATTTGTTTGCGATTTAACTAAATGTAAGGGCGGTTGCTGCGAAGACGGTGATGCAGGTGCTCCAATGGAAAAATGGGAACTGGAAAAATTGGATCAATACTTTGATGTGATTGCTCCTTATTTAAATGAAGCAGGCATGGAAGAGATTCAGCGGGTGGGCAAATATACTTATGATAAAGAGTTTGGCTGGGTAACACCAACCATAAACGGTGGTATTTGTGCTTATGGCAAAAAAGATGCGAGTGGTACCATTATATGCGGAATTGAACAGGCGTATAATGATGGCAAACTAGACTGGAAAAAACCACTCAGTTGTCACCTTTTCCCCATACTAATTAGAAAAAGCAAGAAAGATCCGGATGTTGAATATGTAAATTATCATCCGCGAGAAGACTTATGTCAACCTGGATGCAAATTAGGTAAACAATTAAAGGTGCCGGTATATATTTTTCTGAAAGAAGCCCTTATCAGAAAGTATGGACCAGAATTTTATGAAGCACTGGAAGCAACCGCCAATGAATTTAAAAAACGAAATGATGAGTAATAATTCAGCAGCCAGTTTTATTGCAAAAAGTACTATAAAAGCTGCGGATTTGGAGCATCGCAGAAAAATCAATTTCAATATTGGTAAGTACAATGCTGTTGTTCCCATTGGAAAAAAACAATTTACCAACGTGATGGAAGCCAGGGAAATGGCTAAAATAAAAAAGTGGGATGCAATAGAACACCTTGACCAATACCTCGAAATGTTTGAACAAAAAATAACAGAGAGAGGCGCGAAAGTGTTATGGGCAGAGACGGCTGAAGAAGCATTGGCCCATATTGGAAAAATATGTAGCGAGAAGAAGTGTAAGACATTGGTGAAGAGCAAGAGTATGGTTACAGAAGAAATTCATCTGAACGATTTTCTGGAACAAAATGGAATTGAAAGTGTTGAAACAGATTTGGGAGAATATATTCAGCAGCTGGACGGAGAGCCACCTTATCATATTGTTACACCTGCCATGCACAAAAGCAAAGAAGATGTGGCACGTTTGTTTGCAGATAAATTAGGAGTGCCAGGTGGATTAAGTCCAGAAGAATTAACACAGGTAGCCCGTCAAAAGTTAAGAGAAAAATATGTTGCAGCAGAAGTAGGTGTAACAGGGGCAAATTTTATTTTACCTGATATCGGAGGCATAGCCATAACTGAAAACGAAGGGAATGGCAGACTAAGTTGCGCCTGGCCTAAAACGCATATTGTAGTGGTAGGCATTGAAAAAGTTATTCCATCAGTACAGGATCTTTCTTTATTCTGGCCACTACTTTCCACTTTTGGAACCGGACAAAGGGTTACTGTCTATAACACAATTATTACCGGACCCAGACAAGCCAATGAAACGGATGGTCCTGAAGAAATGATTGTCATTTTACTGGATAATGGAAGAACCAATTTACTTGCCAGCAAATCGGCTAGGGAAGCATTGTATTGCATTCGTTGCGGAGCTTGCTTAAATGCATGCCCCGTATATAAAAATATTGGTGGCCATGCTTATGAAACAACCTACAGTGGTCCTATTGGTAAAGTAATTACACCTTATTTAAAGGGGCTGGATGAATACAAGCATTTGAGTTATGCTTCTTCACTTTGTGGCAACTGTACAGAAGTTTGTCCTGTAAGAATTAACCTTCACGAATTATTGCTCGATAATCGTCATGAAGCAGTAGTACAAGGGAATAGCAGTCTAGCCGAAAGGATTGCCTGGAAAGCATGGAAAACTGCCAGTTTGAACAGAGTCATGATGAATGCAGGGAATGGGAAAATGAAAAACTGGATTGTCAATAAAATTTTTAAAGGATGGACAGCCCATCGGGCAGATCTTGATTTTAGTTCCAAAACTTTCAATGAAATGTGGAAGGAGTCTAATCAATCCTAATATATGGAAGATTTTGGTGCTGATATTATTGTGTATTCGCAATTTGCAAGTGCCAGACTGGATTATATTGTAAAACTGTTGTTTCAGGGTAGGGCAATTATCACCAATGAGATTAGCTTTTTTGAATCCTTTCCGGGAAAAAAAATCAATTATTCCAACAGGTTACTTTCAGCCAGCGATGCCCAGGTTGTACCTCACACTTTATTATTTGAGAAACAAATACAGACTCAGCAAATAATTGTAAACAGCTGGCAGGGTATTCCAGTATTTTTTGAAACATCAGGTGACTCAATACCCTTTGATATTTTTGCAGCTTCTTTTTATTTAATTACGCGCTATGAAGAATGGCTGCCACATGAAAACGATGCGTTCGGCAGGTATCGGCATGAACAATCCCTGGCTTATCAGTTTGGGTTTTTGGATCAGCCATTGGTAAATAGCTGGATGGAAAAATGGGTCGTGCAAAACAAGCTGCCTTATAACAAACCTGCGTTTAGTTTCAGACCCAGTTACGATATTGATATTGCTTATAGTTATAACCATCATTTTGTAATCAGAAATATGGGTGGGTATTTCAAGGATTTGCTGAATGCAAATTTTTCTGGAATCGCTGAGAGAATCCAGGTGCTGGCTGGTTTGAGAAAAGATCCATATGACGTGTATGATTGGCTGGATGAGTTACACGATCAATATCAACTTGATCCGATTTATTTTTTCCTGGTAGCTTCCAGTCGAGATACGATCAATAAAAATATTTCTCCTGCAAACAAAGGAATGAAAGAGCTGATACGCCGTATTGCAGTTAAATACAAAGTGGGTCTTCATCCTTCTGTGCAGAAAGCATCTGTATTTAATGGGGAATATAATTACAAAATTGATGGTTATGAAAGGAAGTTGCGAGCTGAAAAAATGAGTATTGAAAAACTGATTGCAAAGAATGTAACGCAATCCCGACAGCATTATATTCAACTCTGTTTTCCTGACACGTATGAAGCCCTTTTACAAGCGGGAATAACAGAAGATTACTCCATGGGTTATCCAACGATTTCTGGATTCAGAGCGTCTTATACAGGTTCGTTCAATTGGTTTCATTTATTGAACAATGAAGAAACAGCATTGACGCTTTTCCCGTTCTCTTATATGGATGCCACGCAAATTTTTCATGAACGCAATACGCC is a genomic window of Sediminibacterium sp. TEGAF015 containing:
- the gldD gene encoding gliding motility lipoprotein GldD; its protein translation is MNKRTLWFFLLTCIGFYACNSPFTPKQTGYFKIDFPEKKYQLFNDAGYPYSFEYPAYATISKDSTYFNETTENPWWINIDFPQFSGRIYVSYKQIGEKNRFDTLIKHAFTLTGKHSSKAYSIEDSLFSNPYNVEGVFFRVGGNVATANQFFLTDSTRHFLRGALYFDATPNEDSLGIVNQFLIEDVKHLINTFTWRKQSKQ
- a CDS encoding DUF3109 family protein → MIAIDNILISDEVVEEQFVCDLTKCKGGCCEDGDAGAPMEKWELEKLDQYFDVIAPYLNEAGMEEIQRVGKYTYDKEFGWVTPTINGGICAYGKKDASGTIICGIEQAYNDGKLDWKKPLSCHLFPILIRKSKKDPDVEYVNYHPREDLCQPGCKLGKQLKVPVYIFLKEALIRKYGPEFYEALEATANEFKKRNDE
- a CDS encoding LutB/LldF family L-lactate oxidation iron-sulfur protein, producing MDQNFMKHWKQPPMNLKNEMMSNNSAASFIAKSTIKAADLEHRRKINFNIGKYNAVVPIGKKQFTNVMEAREMAKIKKWDAIEHLDQYLEMFEQKITERGAKVLWAETAEEALAHIGKICSEKKCKTLVKSKSMVTEEIHLNDFLEQNGIESVETDLGEYIQQLDGEPPYHIVTPAMHKSKEDVARLFADKLGVPGGLSPEELTQVARQKLREKYVAAEVGVTGANFILPDIGGIAITENEGNGRLSCAWPKTHIVVVGIEKVIPSVQDLSLFWPLLSTFGTGQRVTVYNTIITGPRQANETDGPEEMIVILLDNGRTNLLASKSAREALYCIRCGACLNACPVYKNIGGHAYETTYSGPIGKVITPYLKGLDEYKHLSYASSLCGNCTEVCPVRINLHELLLDNRHEAVVQGNSSLAERIAWKAWKTASLNRVMMNAGNGKMKNWIVNKIFKGWTAHRADLDFSSKTFNEMWKESNQS
- a CDS encoding DUF7033 domain-containing protein; amino-acid sequence: MEDFGADIIVYSQFASARLDYIVKLLFQGRAIITNEISFFESFPGKKINYSNRLLSASDAQVVPHTLLFEKQIQTQQIIVNSWQGIPVFFETSGDSIPFDIFAASFYLITRYEEWLPHENDAFGRYRHEQSLAYQFGFLDQPLVNSWMEKWVVQNKLPYNKPAFSFRPSYDIDIAYSYNHHFVIRNMGGYFKDLLNANFSGIAERIQVLAGLRKDPYDVYDWLDELHDQYQLDPIYFFLVASSRDTINKNISPANKGMKELIRRIAVKYKVGLHPSVQKASVFNGEYNYKIDGYERKLRAEKMSIEKLIAKNVTQSRQHYIQLCFPDTYEALLQAGITEDYSMGYPTISGFRASYTGSFNWFHLLNNEETALTLFPFSYMDATQIFHERNTPEVAISKMEYYYEQFQQYGGCFVPIFHNQFLSDQSDFTDWRSGYADFCLRRL